One Verrucomicrobiia bacterium DNA window includes the following coding sequences:
- a CDS encoding peptidylprolyl isomerase, with protein MKTLAVSLAVLCAAAPLASAAPAEGTNSRPALRASDLFTNSIVAKAEGVTISRAQLDDALTGIRTAAASRGQTIPAEQITALERQILQRLIQVQLLNSKATEADKTAGAEAAEKRVADLKKQAGSDELFSARLKTIGLTEPELKAKMSEELTAEAVVKRELKVEVSDEEVKKYFDENPGRFEKPEMVRAAHVLIGTTDPATRAPLSDEQKAAKKRVAEDVLKRARAGEDFAKLAKEFSEDPGSKETGGEYTFPKGQMVPEFEGAAFSMNTNQISDLVTTQFGYHIIKTLEKIPAKKIELAEVSTEVKEFLTGQAIQKQLPEYLEKLEKASKVEILDERLKPVSEGAASATGAHDHTDHTGHNH; from the coding sequence ATGAAAACATTAGCAGTATCTCTCGCGGTGCTCTGTGCGGCTGCGCCGTTGGCCTCAGCGGCCCCGGCAGAGGGAACAAACTCCCGTCCCGCATTGCGCGCGAGCGATCTATTCACGAACTCGATCGTCGCGAAGGCTGAGGGCGTGACCATTTCCCGCGCGCAGCTCGATGACGCCCTCACAGGCATTCGCACCGCCGCCGCGTCGCGCGGCCAGACGATCCCCGCCGAGCAAATCACCGCGCTGGAGCGGCAGATCCTGCAGCGCCTCATCCAGGTCCAGCTGCTCAATTCCAAAGCCACGGAAGCGGACAAAACCGCTGGCGCAGAAGCCGCCGAAAAACGCGTTGCTGACCTGAAGAAGCAGGCGGGTTCCGATGAATTGTTCTCCGCGCGCCTCAAGACCATTGGCCTTACCGAACCTGAATTGAAGGCAAAGATGAGCGAGGAGCTCACGGCTGAAGCAGTGGTGAAACGGGAGTTGAAGGTCGAGGTTTCCGATGAAGAGGTTAAGAAATATTTCGACGAGAATCCCGGACGCTTCGAAAAACCCGAGATGGTCCGTGCTGCCCATGTGCTGATCGGCACCACCGATCCCGCGACCCGCGCGCCCCTCTCTGATGAGCAGAAGGCGGCGAAGAAGCGCGTTGCGGAAGATGTCTTGAAGCGCGCCAGGGCGGGCGAGGACTTCGCGAAGCTGGCAAAGGAGTTTTCGGAAGATCCCGGATCGAAGGAAACGGGCGGTGAATACACGTTCCCCAAGGGCCAGATGGTGCCTGAGTTCGAAGGCGCCGCGTTCTCGATGAATACCAACCAAATCAGCGATCTCGTCACGACGCAGTTCGGGTATCACATCATCAAGACGCTTGAAAAGATTCCGGCGAAGAAGATCGAACTCGCTGAAGTTTCCACCGAGGTGAAGGAGTTCCTCACTGGACAGGCGATTCAGAAGCAGCTTCCTGAGTACCTCGAGAAGCTTGAAAAGGCGAGCAAGGTCGAGATCCTCGATGAACGCTTGAAGCCCGTGAGCGAGGGTGCCGCGTCGGCAACCGGCGCCCATGACCACACCGATCACACCGGCCACAATCACTGA